Proteins encoded in a region of the Quercus lobata isolate SW786 chromosome 8, ValleyOak3.0 Primary Assembly, whole genome shotgun sequence genome:
- the LOC115955771 gene encoding triacylglycerol lipase 2-like isoform X1, whose protein sequence is MKMANTITSIILVILFCGSAVGSRTKLISVKGQDGMSALAPVPNDGICTSMVETKGYVCEEHKVTTQDGYILSMQRIPAGRSGKTAGKRPPVLLQHGLLMDGITWLLLPPDQSLAFLLVDNGFDVWLANTRGSKYSRGHTSLSPNEQAYWDWSWDELVAYDLPATFQYVHNKAGQKLHYVGHSLGTLIALAAFSKHQLLNVLRSTALLCPIAYMGQIASPLAKNAADNFLAEALYWLGIDEFNPRGAAVIKLLKDICNKPGVDCTNLLTAFTGQNCCLKSSIVDVFLDHEPQSTSTKNMIHLAQMIREGSIAMYDYNDEVENIKHYGQPTPPVYNMTSIPNDLPFFLSYGGADALADVKDVKLLLDNLKDHDGDKLVIQYRDDYAHADYVMGQNAIQVVYDPLMAFFRLQ, encoded by the exons ATGAAGATGGCCAATACTATAACTtcaataattttagttattCTGTTTTGTGGGTCGGCAGTTGGTAGTAGAACAAAGTTGATTTCAGTCAAAGGTCAGGATGGCATGTCTGCATTGGCACCAGTGCCTAATGATGGTATTTGTACATCAATGGTGGAGACAAAAGGCTATGTTTGCGAAGAACATAAG GTAACAACACAAGATGGTTATATACTTAGTATGCAGAGAATTCCAGCGGGGAGGTCAGGAAAGACTGCGGGAAAGAGGCCGCCCGTTTTGTTACAGCATGGCCTCTTGATG GATGGGATAACATGGCTGCTATTACCTCCAGACCAATCTTTGGCTTTCCTCTTGGTTGATAATGGATTCGATGTGTGGCTTGCTAACACACGTGGAAGCAAATATAGCCGTGGGCACACGTCACTCAGTCCCAATGAGCAA GCTTATTGGGATTGGTCATGGGATGAATTGGTTGCTTATGATCTTCCAGCCACATTCCAGTATGTGCATAATAAAGCAGGACAGAAACTGCACTATGTTGGGCATTCACTG GGAACTTTGATTGCTCTGGCTGCATTTTCGAAACACCAGCTGTTGAACGTGCTGAGATCAACAGCCTTACTTTGCCCAATTGCTTATATGGGTCAGATTGCCTCACCACTTGCAAAAAATGCTGCTGACAATTTTCTTGCGGAG GCATTATACTGGTTGGGTATCGATGAATTTAATCCAAGAGG TGCGGCTGTGATTAAACTTCTTAAGGATATTTGCAACAAGCCAGGAGTTGACTGCACCAACTTGTTAACTGCTTTCACTG GCCAAAACTGCTGCTTGAAGTCTTCCATAGTAGATGTTTTTCTTGACCACGAGCCTCAGTCAACATCTACAAAGAACATGATCCATCTGGCTCAGA TGATTAGGGAAGGAAGTATAGCAATGTATGATTATAATGATGAGGTTGAGAACATAAAACACTATGGGCAGCCCACTCCTCCTGTGTACAACATGACAAGCATTCCAAATGACCTTCCTTTCTTCCTAAGCTACGGAGGGGCTGATGCTCTAGCTGATGTCAAAGATGTGAAGCTCTTGTTGGACAACCTTAAAGATCATGATGGAGATAAGCTTGTTATTCAGTACAGAGATGATTATGCTCATGCAGACTATGTTATGGGACAAAATGCTATACAAGTTGTCTATGATCCTCTCATGGCTTTCTTTAGGCTTCAATGA
- the LOC115955771 gene encoding triacylglycerol lipase 2-like isoform X2, with protein sequence MQRLRSSGSSIWGNLVSTPRLKRKASNTWAAVQDAFFSTKDTFERNKVVFTVGTSLASVATAWIGYSLRYYHETRIDQRLETIEKAMRNSNNLEHSELREIAGSGSISAPTCFATAGTTLIIGYGLGWRGGKWYANRNFRKEQMKLLGQKNPRGWQINPRGWQLLGQVTTQDGYILSMQRIPAGRSGKTAGKRPPVLLQHGLLMDGITWLLLPPDQSLAFLLVDNGFDVWLANTRGSKYSRGHTSLSPNEQAYWDWSWDELVAYDLPATFQYVHNKAGQKLHYVGHSLDQLLNVLRSTALLCPIAYMGQIASPLAKNAADNFLAEALYWLGIDEFNPRGAAVIKLLKDICNKPGVDCTNLLTAFTGQNCCLKSSIVDVFLDHEPQSTSTKNMIHLAQMIREGSIAMYDYNDEVENIKHYGQPTPPVYNMTSIPNDLPFFLSYGGADALADVKDVKLLLDNLKDHDGDKLVIQYRDDYAHADYVMGQNAIQVVYDPLMAFFRLQ encoded by the exons ATGCAGCGATTGAGGAGCTCAGGGAGCTCAATATGGGGCAATCTAGTTTCAACGCCCCGGTTGAAAAGGAAGGCTTCGAATACATGGGCTGCTGTGCAAGACGCCTTTTTTTCAACAAag GATACATTTGAGAGGAACAAGGTGGTATTTACTGTTGGAACTTCCCTAGCATCAGTTGCTACAGCATGGATTG GATATTCTTTACGTTACTATCATGAAACAAGAATTGATCAAAGGCTTGAAACAATTGAAAAAGCT ATGAGAAACAGTAATAATCTCGAACATTCAGAACTTAGAGAGATTGCTGGCTCGGGAAGTATCAGTGCTCCTACTTGTTTTGCCACTGCTGGAACCACTTTAATTATTGG GTATGGCTTGGGCTGGAGAGGTGGAAAGTGGTATGCAAATAGGAATTTCAGAAAGGAGCAGATGAAGTTGCTAGGACAGAAAAATCCTAGAGGTTGGCAGATAAATCCTAGAGGTTGGCAATTGCTTGG tcaGGTAACAACACAAGATGGTTATATACTTAGTATGCAGAGAATTCCAGCGGGGAGGTCAGGAAAGACTGCGGGAAAGAGGCCGCCCGTTTTGTTACAGCATGGCCTCTTGATG GATGGGATAACATGGCTGCTATTACCTCCAGACCAATCTTTGGCTTTCCTCTTGGTTGATAATGGATTCGATGTGTGGCTTGCTAACACACGTGGAAGCAAATATAGCCGTGGGCACACGTCACTCAGTCCCAATGAGCAA GCTTATTGGGATTGGTCATGGGATGAATTGGTTGCTTATGATCTTCCAGCCACATTCCAGTATGTGCATAATAAAGCAGGACAGAAACTGCACTATGTTGGGCATTCACTGG ACCAGCTGTTGAACGTGCTGAGATCAACAGCCTTACTTTGCCCAATTGCTTATATGGGTCAGATTGCCTCACCACTTGCAAAAAATGCTGCTGACAATTTTCTTGCGGAG GCATTATACTGGTTGGGTATCGATGAATTTAATCCAAGAGG TGCGGCTGTGATTAAACTTCTTAAGGATATTTGCAACAAGCCAGGAGTTGACTGCACCAACTTGTTAACTGCTTTCACTG GCCAAAACTGCTGCTTGAAGTCTTCCATAGTAGATGTTTTTCTTGACCACGAGCCTCAGTCAACATCTACAAAGAACATGATCCATCTGGCTCAGA TGATTAGGGAAGGAAGTATAGCAATGTATGATTATAATGATGAGGTTGAGAACATAAAACACTATGGGCAGCCCACTCCTCCTGTGTACAACATGACAAGCATTCCAAATGACCTTCCTTTCTTCCTAAGCTACGGAGGGGCTGATGCTCTAGCTGATGTCAAAGATGTGAAGCTCTTGTTGGACAACCTTAAAGATCATGATGGAGATAAGCTTGTTATTCAGTACAGAGATGATTATGCTCATGCAGACTATGTTATGGGACAAAATGCTATACAAGTTGTCTATGATCCTCTCATGGCTTTCTTTAGGCTTCAATGA